The sequence below is a genomic window from Pelmatolapia mariae isolate MD_Pm_ZW linkage group LG9, Pm_UMD_F_2, whole genome shotgun sequence.
gttaatgCCAAAGGCAAGAAgaaaatggccagactgctttgaggtGACAGACAGGTGACCATAACTTTACAAAACCACTGTTACACTCAAGGTTTGCAGAAGAACATCTCTAAGCACACACAGGtgaaaccttgaagcagatgggtacagcagcagaagaccacacatgGTGCAGGTCTTGTCAGCTgagagcaggaaactgaagctacaatttacattttcaccaaaattggatgatagaagactgaaaaaaatgtttccttgtctgatgagtcttgatttgcGCTGCGACATTTGGATGGTAAGATCAGACTTGAGCATAAACAGCATGAAAGGATGTATCCCATCATGCCTTGGCTCAATCATTCAGGGTGCTGCTGTTGGTGTAATAGTGTGGGGgctattttcttggcacacttttggCCCCTTAGTATCAACTGAGCATGATTTAAGACAACAGCCCACCCGAGTATCATTGCTGACCGTGTCCATCCCATTATGaccagtgtacccatcttcttattgctgcttccagcaggataacacaccatgtctcAAAGCTGAAATCATTACAAAATGCTACCTTGAACTTGACAATGAACTCACTTTATACTTTTTTGACTTTGAGGTACAAATTATGCTACttatttaaactatttttattatgttgtgTTTAACTTGATATTTAACTGCTAGATTTACCTGAGACTAAGACTATTTTATATTAGATTACAAGCACTAAGATTCAGCTGTTGCTTTTAACCAGTAGTAATTAAGGTAGTTAAAATGTTACGTAAATCGATCCTGAGGTCAGGAGACTACACAGTATGTGTGATATGTGGGGAAACCAGTTTAACAACTCCAGCAGTATCATCAGAAACAATGAAGTCAAACAGGCGACAACaccacaatgacttttttttaattctttgggAGTAACATGATGAAAGCACTGGACAGCAGAGCGCAGGACTCttacacattcacacagcaaAGTACACAGCACTGCACAGCGTGAAACAcaaccataaaaacaaaaactaaacaaaaagaaacaaagcctTTACGTCAAAATGCTGGCAATAAATAGACTGATCTCATTAAATTTATATTCAATACTCTTCTGTACAGATGGTCTGTGAATTACAATACATCAACTGAACAATCCTCTTCAGGAAGAGCAACACAACACGTAGGATTCATGTAAACAGAGAAAGGAATTACCAAGGTGAAGGGATCCCTGTTTCATACACACATCTAAttcacatacacgcacacatgaTCGATGACCATGCAGAGGATCCAGAGTGTGCCGATACGAGGCAACGAGTAATAATGAATACAGTAcatctttctcttttccctccACATGAAATTTCACATGCGCACACTCTCACACGGTGACTCACAAAGGAGCACAATGGAGTACAGAGAGTTTGGGGGATACATGGGGGTGGAATGTGATTCTGCAGTGGAGGGGTCTGAGATGAAAACTGGAAAGATTGTGACTGGTGGGCGCCTATTCCTCCAAGGTACGGAAGGCGTTCTGCATGTCCTCCACCAGCTGTGCATACTCGGCCTTGATCTTGGCTTCACCATCCTTAACCGGGTCCTACAcggaaataaacagaaataaagtcTCAAAGCTCGAAAAGAAAACGATCCGTGTTGGCTTATTTAACCCAACAGGTAGAAAATATCAATTTAAAGTTAGTTTTTGACTTCTTGAAATCTTGCTGCTTAAAAACTAACGTGGAAGAAAAAActtctaaaacaaaaaaacaaaaaaaagaacaaaaaaaaaaaacccagatgaAGGAAGAACAGAAGAAACATACAGTAGTTTTTGCATGTACACCTGAACACACCTTGAATTTCATGGAGCTGATCCTGTAGAGGATTTCTCCCATGTGCTCCCTGATTATGGCCCAGGTGATTTTGTTGTCGCTCTGAGCTGTGGTTTCCACCGCGTGCCGTGCCATGTCATAGAAAGCTATCATGTTGGAGAGAATGCCCACTGTCTTGTAGAAGGGACAGAACCTGAGGAGATTGACACCAAAGAGTCAGGAAAAAAAGGAGCTAACTGTAGATTAGGTCAAGAAATGGGGTACTTATGATTTATAAAGAGTAGATCTAGGGCCAGACTTACTGCTTTGCAGCAGCGCAAACTGGGTTTTGCCGTTTGTTGGTATTTAGGGACAAGAATATTTAAATCAAGTGTGCAAACTGATTTACTAATGTTTATGACATGCAATTTACAGCTAATAATGTGATACCGCGATTGCAATGATatttaatgcagaaaaaaagcatCTTATTTTTTGGACCTGGACACTATTTTGGCCCCGTTTAGTAAATATGCTGCTATTAATCTAACGatctccacacagaaattacCCAGCAGTGAatcatcatttttttcaaaatccGAGCCAGTAACATCAGTTAAGGTTCAAGTCACGTAGGCTATAAATGTTACCTGTCATAAGGAGTGTAACCGTTCTGCTGCAGGAAGTCATCTTTGATCAGTTTGGCCACTTCCAGTGTGATTTTATCTGTTTCTGCCAGTGAGGCCTGTCAGAGATAATGACgcctttatttattcatgtgaaAAGACTTCAATGAATTTCTGAAACACGCCAAAATGGAACCAGTGAACaaatttgagattttttttaggATCTGTTTCTGGCTTTGTCTCTGTGGTAAATTACCTTTCCGACAAGCTGCACAATCTCTGCCAggtcctcttcctcctgcaggATCTCCTTCGCCTTAGTACGCAAAGGTACAAATTCAGGGAAGTGCTTGTCATAATATTCATCCAGGGCGCGGGTGTATTTGCTGTAGCTGATGAGCCAGTTGACGGACGGGAAGTGCTTCCTCTGAGCCAGCTTCTTATCCAAACCCCAGAACACCTAAGAGGGGAAGAAATAGGGGAAATAATAAAGCACATCTGATTTTATAAAGCTGATCCAGTCAGAGTGGGATCAGAAGGTGATCCTTTACCTGAACAATACCAAGTGTGGCTGAGGTAACAGGATCAGAGAAGtcaccaccagggggcgatacactggggaaaaaaaacaaacattttcattaaattgCTGTATTCAACTTTTTGTTGCCTCTCAAAAAAAAGATGTGCAGAGTAATGTCTCCCTCTAGTGATGCAAAGCTGTACTCACGCGCCTACAATACTGACGCTGCCTTCCCTCTCTGGGTTGCCCAGGCACTTCACTCTTCCGGCACGCTCATAAAAGGAGGCGAGTCGGGCACCCAGATACGCAGGATAACCACTGTCTGTGGGCAGATGCAGGAAATACTTTTTTATGCTGTGCCAAGTACcactctgcttttattttaccAAAGACCGAAGCACCAAAGCACACCAGCTCCACTCTAATGAAATTCGAAGCTGTCAGCTGTTTTCATACAGTCACTTTTGCAGTTTTACCTCAAACATACACTCAACAACACAAAATGGTTTAATTCATACTTATGGGTCAATATTTGTTCTATCTATATAAAGTCAAATGAAGATAAGAGAATGGCATATATGTAAGTCGCATATTAATTCATTTTCCAGATTTCAAAAACTTTCTTTCCTCATTTCCTGTAGTGCATTGTGAAGCTTGATGCAATCTAGTTCTCCACTGAGAAGAGTAGAAACGAATGGAGTGCTATTTATATAGTGCACTCATACATACATTCATGAGGTACTTTATTCTATAAACGTTAAGTATTGTATCTACCTCACATTGACGGCCAATTTATAACTACTAATTAATTTAgcatgcatgtctttagactccTTATGGACGCAGAGAGATCCCATGTAGGTAATGGGAGAACATGTAAACTCTATACAGTAGGGCCCTAGCCAGGCTCAAACCAGAATCTTCTTGTTGTGAAGCAATAGTGCTAACCATTGCACCACCGTGCTGCAAAAGTAAACTTACATTTTTAATCGTTGCTGTTTTTCTATCAAcaagaaatacactgcagaagcTTGAGAATGCCTTTTGTTCAATGGGCAGGTTGTTTCAGCtgctctgttgtttttatttaaatggctgtgcttttaaaagtgaaaatatGCAAGCAGGGTCTATGTacgaaaaaaaaagcaagtgtACTGTTCCTGTTACTCCCATGTATATCTTTAGAAAACCTGATATGATTGTGATGAatttttctaacatttctcACAAGCCCCTCCTGCTGTTGCGTAGCTTAGGTGAAAATTGGACTAAATCCACCCTCAAAAGACTCTGACTGTAACCAGCTAAATCTGTGTTACAATAATTAGGAGATCCTTGAATATTTTCTTCCCCATATTAGACGCTAACATTGCGccctaacatttaaaaaagctcTGCTCACATGAGACTTCAAACTTACCAGCAGGCATCTCAGCTAGACGTCCAGAAATCTCCCTGAGAGCCTCAGCCCAACGGGAGGTGGAGTCGGCCATCATGCTCACGTTGTACCCCATGTCTCTGAAGTACTCAGACAGAGTGATTCCTgccaaaataaactgagttaGAAGGCAAAGCACATGTGAGCCAATTAAAAAGAATCACACGAGGACAGTGAGTGAGCTATCCCTTAAGAGTGAGTGTTCTTCATTATAAGAGGATCGCACAGTTAGGGTGAGAGATAAAAAGTACTTTTTAGGGTACTGTTAACAGTCACCTGTGTAGATGGAGGCTTCTCTGGCAGCTACGGGCATGTTAGAGGTGTTGGCCACCAGCGCTGTTCTCTTCATGATGCTCTCCGTCTTTCCATCCACCTCCATCGTCAGCTGTAGCCCAAACAACACTGTCAGTTACCTCTGAACAATAGTTTACTTAGAAAGGGGTGCCAGTACACTGCCACTTACTTCAGGGAAGTCTCTCAATACTTCTGACATCTCATTTCCACGCTCCCCACAGCCTACGTAGATGATGACATCACTGTTGGAGTATTTGGACAGGGACTGAGAGATGACAGTCTTTCCACAGCCAAAGGCTCCTGGGATAGCTGTGGTTCCTCCTTGCACACATCTTCAAACCATGAAGAGAAGAGATTAGGAAAacctttctgaaaaaaaaatcatcaaggGTAAAAGGTCTGAGGGAGAATTTGAGACTCACGGGAAAAGGGCGTCCAGCACTCTCTGTCCGGTCAGCAGCGGGTGATTGGCGGGCAGCTTCTCTGTGACGGGCCGCACTTGTCTGACAGGCCACACCTGCACCATGGTGAACTTCTCCTTCACGCCTTCAAACTCCAGCTCCATCACCACATCCTGACACAGAAACAAACGCAACATCAGCACAAATCAACGCCTCACAAGCCGCTCGTAAATTACAACCGCAGCTGTAGGCGTGTCAGACTCACAGTGATATCATAGTTTCCAGGCGGAGCCACGTAGGTCACGGTGCCTCTGTTTTTAGGAGGCAGCATGATCTTGTGCTTAATGAGGGAGTTCTCGTACACCATACCATAGATGTCGCCGCCTGTGATGTGACTGCCAGCCTAATAGAGTGAAAAGAGATGTACAGTAAATCTAATTCACCCGACATCTCAGACTTTTCAAGAAGAAGTCTCTACGAGCTCGTACCCGCAGACTCTTGCTGGGAGAAAACTCCCACTTGAGGTCTCGGTTGAGGGCTccaatatttacacctctggGAATGTAGATGCTTTGTGTGAGGTCATTAATGTCCTTCAGAGGTCGTTGGATACCATCAAAGATAGAGCCCATGATTCCTGGACCCAGCTCGACTGAAAGAGGTTTCCCCGTGCGGAGCACAGGATCGCCCACAGACACACCAGCTGAATTCAAGCTCAGAAAAACTCGTCAGGGTTTGGGTGAATTAGTTACCACCTGAGGACTAAGATAACcccagtttgattttttttataagcAGCAAGGTGTTCAATAGTCTTGAACTCcccccctcatttctttatattttagctGGTAAGTGGGAAATGGACGCAGAGATTTGAAACATTTGCAAACATGCATGGAAAAAACAGTATTTGGCAAAACTACAaccttgaaagtcaatatttggcatGACCACCTTtcttcttcaacacagcctgaactctcttagccaaaaatctgttttaacTACAGACATGACTttaagatactgttcatctgctgtaaacAGATTTtaggtgtttttgtgtttttgtcctcCATTTGTCAAGTTTCCTCCAATTTCTTAAGGACACATTGTATGCCCTGCCGTGGTTTGTCCCTcaagttaggtgccttttttaagcttgaatgattcaacaaacaaaaataaattccTCTGAAAATAGTCAGTTACAAGGACTAGATTGAAGAGTCCTTGtcctttgaaagaccttcagaaaacaTGGAGAACTCAAGGCTTGCTCAATACTGctttaaaatatacaaaatcATTTTGGTTTCTACACAGAAATGGGGTGTCTGTTATATCCAGATTCACATGCTCTCTTTAAGAATTTATGGCTGTGACTCAATCCATCCAGTTACataaaagattatttttttatagtAAAGGGTACAGTAGCTTTTTCCAAATTGATTGACTACGTCCTTAAATACGGTCAGTGATGACGGTCAGTGATGACCCCAAAACAATCTGGGTAAAAGACACAGGATGCCTTTGAAACGCTCGAACGTCATTATCCTTACCACCGGTTAGGAGTGGAAGTATACTGACAATTAGATAGTAAATACAGCAGTGACTTACTTACACTGATGTTATTAATACTGTCCTAAACAATGTCACCTGCAGCTCTATCAAAACTGGTGCAAGAAGCATAACAAATGATACACCCACTTTAGTGAATGTACCACAAATCCAgggtagaagaagaagaaagagactgAGTAGTATGAAATGGAGAAATCCTGCAATCAAACCCTATCTGACTGTTTATATGGAGCTCTTCTTCTTGTTTCAGGACCAACTTTTATAATATCCCATAACAGCAGCGTAATAAAATAAGGATACATGTCTCTTCGTAGACCTGGATGGTGGCCATGTCTCCCTCCAGCCTGATAATCTCTCCCACCAGCTCACTGTGGCCGACACGGACCAGCTCATACATGGCTGCTCCTGCCATGGCCGTCGCTGTCACCACTAGAAGCACAGATGAGATGTAATCATAAGagtgattgttttttgtttgactgAAATGAATTTCGCTGTTTGTTGTAAAAGCAAAGTTGTTGTGCTTTTGTAGGATAAAATAGTGCTCACAAAACCTTATTATTGTGACCGAGACTGAGAAATACAGACGtggttaaatgtgtttgtgtcattACACCTCCTCAGTTTTTTCTGGAAAGTGGTAATAATGTGTTAAATATGAAGGAGGAGTTTCATAAGGAGTGTGTGGTGACCGACCTGGTCCGGAGACTCCGTGAACGTATCCAAACTGGCTCTCCCTCTCCTCATCCCTGATCTTGGGCAGCTTGGACATGTCCATCTTCACGTTTATTAGTCAGACTGGAAGAAAGGAAACATAAGCAGCTGTTACTGACAACAACTTCCCTTTTTgtgacaaatttaaaatgacaaattagTTCATTTTCAGCCATAAAGCCCCTACGagagttcaattcaattttacttatatagcaccaaatgacaacaacagctgcctcaaggcAATTTATACTGTAACGTAAAGACTCtgcaataataaagagaaaaccccaacaatcctatgaccccctatgagcaagcactttggcaacagcgggaaggaaaactcccttttaacaggaagaaacctccggcagaaccagccTCAGGGAGAGCACCAGAGTTACCATCTGAGGACAAAGATAATCCGCGTTTGATTATTTTTATAAGTATCAATTTGAAACTTCTCATTTtcaagttattgcattcacaaacttaGGTGCCCATGGTGCCCGCCCAGCAGCAAGTAAATGGGAATTCAGCTGGGAAGTATTTTTGTGTAAATATGATTTCAACCACAAGATGGTGCAGCAGGCCAGTCGAACTTTTATTTAACCACGTAAAAAGAAACGTTCGTGTTTAGAGTGGCTGGATGGGTAAAATCAAAGCCTTATGAGGAAATAGGAGAGGTAAAAAGAGATACTGAAAGTTAAAAGAACACCAGCACACATCTGAAAACATTTCAACGTAATTACTAGTGAAACGGTGTCCCCCGGTGGTGAAAGTTCAGAGGCGGTAATTACAAAAGCCACCTTTAATGTGCTGATTCAAAAACTCACAGCAGCtctcaaaaaaaatttttttttcttataacaCATAGACATTCTGTGTATTCAAGTGAATTTGGACTACCTCTGTGATGAACTGGCAACTTGTACAGGCTGAGTGGGTAAGCAAATGGATATATGAATGTGGACTTTTGACCAGAATTGGACAAATTTATATTCTCATTATgagttcatttaaatgttttcctgGCATTATGCTGACTACTCTATATTGTCTCCCCTTGTAATAACCATGGAAACCTTGAAGAATGCACAGCATCACTGCTCAGGGCTAATTGTCTTGCTGCAGTCTCAGCATCACAGGGAGAAGTAGGCCCCCTCACCAGCCAGTCCACTGGCCTACTACAGTCAGTCAGTGTGACACATCCGGCTAACATTAGTGGGGGATCCCACTGcatgctctctttttttttttttttttcatatgaaGAATAGGGTGCATCTTTCCCACATCaggcttttcctttttctgctaTATTTATATCTCACAATTCAGCCACATGCAGCTGTAACACAAGCACAAGCTGCCATGAGTCGTGACACAGACCCATCCTCACAGAGCGCTGCCTGCAGATGCTCTGCACACATTCAAGATCAGCTTTATCTGCTAGATAATATATTCATTACTTGCAGTTACATCAAGTAAATATGCCTATACTGTGGATTTCTTTTTCTGCCCCCCTTTTCTTTCCATCTTTCTACATCTATGTCCTTTATTGCCCTTCCTGCTGATGCACAGATCTTCCTGCTCACGCTAGGCTGCTTGGCCATCTGTGCTGGAATAAAGCAGCTCCACCTATTGATTAAAGCAAGAACTGCAAGAGAGATATACATAGGAAGGCTTCACTGCTCAAAAACACCAGACTAAATTTACTGGTTTTAACTGGATAATACTGGTATTATCCAGGAAGCTCACCTGGAAAACCTGTTAGTGTACCAGAGGCAAGTCTCTGCCCATTTGATTAATAACATCAcaataaataacaaaagaatTACATATAAAACATCAAATATGTCTTCTTTTAAAGCagcacaataatatttattgGAATAATTAACTTTTGTATGTAATAAACCCACAGAGTAGCACTTTTTCATAACTTCCAGATACAACAGCTATGGAAAAAGTATTCTACATGACACTAAGTCATATGATCCTGGCACATGACTGGCTGCCCTCAATCTATGAGTCTCTTTAA
It includes:
- the atp6v1ab gene encoding V-type proton ATPase catalytic subunit A codes for the protein MDMSKLPKIRDEERESQFGYVHGVSGPVVTATAMAGAAMYELVRVGHSELVGEIIRLEGDMATIQVYEETSGVSVGDPVLRTGKPLSVELGPGIMGSIFDGIQRPLKDINDLTQSIYIPRGVNIGALNRDLKWEFSPSKSLRAGSHITGGDIYGMVYENSLIKHKIMLPPKNRGTVTYVAPPGNYDITDVVMELEFEGVKEKFTMVQVWPVRQVRPVTEKLPANHPLLTGQRVLDALFPCVQGGTTAIPGAFGCGKTVISQSLSKYSNSDVIIYVGCGERGNEMSEVLRDFPELTMEVDGKTESIMKRTALVANTSNMPVAAREASIYTGITLSEYFRDMGYNVSMMADSTSRWAEALREISGRLAEMPADSGYPAYLGARLASFYERAGRVKCLGNPEREGSVSIVGAVSPPGGDFSDPVTSATLGIVQVFWGLDKKLAQRKHFPSVNWLISYSKYTRALDEYYDKHFPEFVPLRTKAKEILQEEEDLAEIVQLVGKASLAETDKITLEVAKLIKDDFLQQNGYTPYDRFCPFYKTVGILSNMIAFYDMARHAVETTAQSDNKITWAIIREHMGEILYRISSMKFKDPVKDGEAKIKAEYAQLVEDMQNAFRTLEE